Proteins co-encoded in one Candidatus Thiodictyon syntrophicum genomic window:
- a CDS encoding ribonucleotide-diphosphate reductase subunit beta: MLNWDDPLAAAPPAARQAPPPAARAARTAPLGGGARPAPAATHWSAHDTSAHARPGRGLVANETLMSTAGSAPVVDPNPFPPQAELPFEDTLLSGLAADGRGAPAATDAAPAGGACGLESLEMGAGRVRVDDKRIINCRADLNQLVPFKYDWAWQKYLDACANHWMPQEINMNADIALWKDPNGLTDDERTIIKRNLGFFSTADSLVANNLVLAVYRHITNPECRQYLLRQAFEEAVHTHAYQYVVESLGLDEGEIFNMYREVPAVARKAEWALPFTRYLADPHFHTGTRDNDQRLLRELVAFYVIFEGIYFYVGFVQVLSMGRRNKMTGTAEQFQYILRDESMHMNFGIDVINQIKIENPALWTEPFRQELVAMIREAVQLEAQYAYDTMPRGVLGLNAPLFEEYLQFIANRRCAQIGLPEQYPGAANPFPWMSEVLDLKKEKNFFETRVTEYQTGGALNWD; this comes from the coding sequence ATGCTCAACTGGGATGACCCGCTCGCCGCGGCCCCGCCTGCCGCGCGCCAGGCCCCGCCGCCCGCGGCCCGCGCCGCCCGCACCGCACCCCTGGGCGGCGGTGCCCGGCCCGCCCCGGCCGCCACTCACTGGAGCGCCCACGACACCAGCGCCCATGCGCGCCCGGGGCGCGGCCTGGTCGCCAACGAGACCCTGATGAGCACCGCGGGCAGCGCCCCCGTGGTCGACCCCAACCCCTTCCCGCCCCAGGCGGAGTTGCCCTTCGAGGACACCCTGCTGTCCGGGCTGGCGGCCGACGGGCGCGGCGCGCCGGCCGCGACCGACGCGGCACCCGCGGGCGGGGCCTGCGGGCTCGAGTCGCTGGAGATGGGCGCCGGGCGGGTGCGGGTGGACGACAAGCGCATCATCAACTGCCGTGCGGACCTCAACCAGCTCGTCCCCTTCAAGTACGACTGGGCCTGGCAGAAATACCTGGACGCCTGCGCCAACCATTGGATGCCGCAGGAGATCAACATGAACGCGGACATCGCCCTGTGGAAGGACCCCAACGGCCTCACGGACGACGAGCGCACCATCATCAAGCGCAACCTGGGCTTCTTCTCGACCGCCGACTCCCTGGTCGCCAACAACCTGGTACTGGCCGTCTATCGGCACATCACCAATCCGGAGTGCCGCCAATACCTGCTGCGGCAGGCCTTCGAGGAGGCCGTGCACACCCACGCCTATCAATATGTGGTGGAAAGCCTGGGTTTGGACGAGGGCGAGATCTTCAACATGTACCGGGAGGTGCCGGCGGTGGCCCGCAAGGCGGAATGGGCCCTGCCCTTCACCCGCTACCTGGCGGACCCCCACTTCCACACCGGCACCCGGGACAACGATCAGCGGCTGCTGCGCGAACTGGTCGCCTTCTATGTGATCTTCGAGGGGATCTATTTCTATGTCGGTTTCGTGCAGGTCCTCTCCATGGGACGGCGCAACAAGATGACCGGAACCGCCGAGCAGTTCCAATACATCCTGCGCGATGAATCCATGCACATGAACTTCGGCATCGACGTCATCAACCAGATCAAGATCGAGAACCCGGCGCTGTGGACCGAGCCCTTCAGGCAGGAGCTGGTGGCAATGATCCGCGAAGCGGTGCAACTGGAGGCGCAATACGCCTACGACACCATGCCGCGCGGCGTCCTGGGGCTCAACGCCCCGCTGTTCGAGGAATACCTGCAGTTCATCGCCAACCGCCGCTGCGCCCAGATCGGCCTGCCGGAGCAATACCCGGGCGCTGCCAACCCCTTCCCCTGGATGTCCGAGGTACTGGATCTGAAGAAGGAAAAGAACTTCTTCGAGACCCGGGTCACCGAATACCAGACCGGCGGGGCGCTCAATTGGGACTGA
- a CDS encoding N-6 DNA methylase, with the protein MGQNPAPPEPGRGTLRKARGAYFTPAEVARFIAAWAIRCASDRVLEPSCGEAAFLTEAVTRLRALGLTEAGWANALHGHEIHPQSAAVARQLLAELDAGASIAEGDFFMREARPEFDAVIGNPPFVRYQHFSGETRARALAAALRQGVRLSGLAASWAAFVVHAGAFLKPEGRLGLVLPAELLSVKYATEIRRFLLRRFARVRLVLFDHLVFPGVLEDVILLLAQGSGGTDHFEVYQAARPQDLMQSLGQDWVGFHPRPDAKWTSALLPAEVLALYSAVVEGDGFAPLAHWGGSFLGSVTGNNGFFALSPARARALRLPPHELLPISPPGGRHLSGLYFERTDWERLGQAGAATLLFAPGEDPSAAARRYIALGEREGVSNAYKCRVRTPWWRVPLVDRPDLFCTYMNHRRPRLLANQAGALVLNSIYGVRLSEPRRALGVRLLPLAALNSLSLLGAEIGGRIYGGGMLKHEPREIDALPVPAAALVEALAADLEALAPEVARLLALGEETRATARVDDLVLRHGLGLAREALDTLRAAREYLLDRRLTRGRGTHG; encoded by the coding sequence ATGGGCCAAAATCCAGCACCGCCGGAACCCGGGAGAGGCACGCTGCGCAAGGCACGCGGGGCCTACTTCACCCCGGCGGAGGTCGCCCGCTTCATCGCCGCCTGGGCCATCCGCTGCGCGTCCGACCGGGTACTGGAGCCCTCCTGCGGCGAGGCCGCCTTTCTCACCGAGGCGGTCACGCGCCTGCGCGCCCTGGGTCTCACCGAGGCCGGCTGGGCGAACGCCCTGCACGGGCACGAGATCCATCCCCAGTCCGCGGCGGTGGCACGGCAACTGCTGGCCGAACTGGACGCCGGGGCGAGCATCGCGGAGGGCGACTTCTTCATGCGGGAGGCGCGCCCGGAGTTCGACGCGGTCATCGGCAACCCCCCCTTTGTGCGCTATCAGCACTTCAGCGGGGAGACCCGCGCCCGCGCCCTGGCCGCGGCGCTGCGCCAAGGGGTGCGGCTGAGCGGGCTGGCCGCCTCCTGGGCCGCCTTTGTGGTCCATGCCGGCGCCTTTCTGAAACCGGAGGGCCGGCTCGGCCTGGTGCTGCCGGCCGAGCTCCTGTCGGTCAAGTATGCGACCGAGATCCGCCGCTTCCTGCTGCGGCGCTTCGCCCGGGTGCGGCTCGTCCTGTTCGACCACCTGGTCTTTCCGGGGGTCCTGGAGGACGTGATCCTGCTGCTCGCCCAGGGCAGCGGCGGGACCGACCACTTCGAGGTCTATCAGGCGGCCCGGCCCCAGGACCTGATGCAGTCACTGGGGCAGGACTGGGTGGGCTTCCACCCCCGCCCGGACGCCAAGTGGACCTCGGCCCTGTTGCCCGCCGAGGTGCTCGCACTCTACAGCGCGGTGGTGGAGGGCGACGGCTTCGCGCCGCTCGCCCACTGGGGCGGGAGCTTCCTGGGCTCGGTGACCGGCAACAACGGCTTTTTCGCCCTCTCGCCGGCGCGCGCACGCGCGCTGCGGCTGCCCCCGCACGAGTTGCTCCCCATCTCCCCCCCCGGCGGGCGGCACTTGAGCGGCCTGTATTTCGAGCGCACCGACTGGGAGCGGCTGGGCCAGGCCGGGGCCGCCACGCTCCTCTTTGCCCCCGGGGAGGACCCGTCCGCCGCCGCCCGCCGCTATATCGCCCTCGGGGAGCGCGAGGGGGTGAGCAACGCCTACAAGTGTCGGGTGCGAACGCCCTGGTGGCGCGTCCCCCTGGTCGACCGACCGGATCTGTTCTGCACCTACATGAACCACCGGCGCCCGCGCCTGCTCGCCAACCAGGCCGGGGCCCTGGTCCTGAACTCGATCTACGGGGTGCGCTTGAGCGAGCCGCGCCGCGCCCTGGGCGTCCGGCTACTGCCGCTGGCGGCGCTCAACAGCCTGTCGCTCCTCGGGGCTGAGATCGGCGGGCGCATCTACGGCGGCGGTATGCTCAAACACGAGCCGCGGGAGATCGACGCCCTGCCGGTCCCCGCCGCCGCCCTGGTCGAGGCCTTGGCCGCCGACCTGGAGGCACTGGCCCCGGAGGTCGCCCGCCTGCTCGCCCTGGGGGAGGAGACCCGCGCCACGGCCCGGGTCGACGACCTGGTCCTGCGCCATGGACTGGGGCTCGCCCGCGAGGCGCTCGACACGCTGCGCGCGGCGCGCGAGTACCTGCTCGATCGCCGCCTGACCCGGGGGCGCGGCACCCATGGCTGA
- a CDS encoding phosphatidylglycerophosphatase A — protein sequence MTDQTPTPLTDFTRRAVAARALIQSLLTELIGPVDLKYDFFREWNGCWKARVDLTGAATGRLEFTFLTTPGGGLLALPRPLPERWRLMTGIPADDGTRWTLDAAGLLVPFAPPAGDADGRAAPPAIGSLDPAPGAPRATITRRDRAILFLAQGFGTGRLPKAPGTFGTLPGVLLYLLLAGLPLAPYLAVTAALLLIGIPLCGRAARSLGEKDPPSVVWDEIVGYLITMIAIAPSWPAVVAGFAAFRLFDIWKPWPIGWIDRRVGGGLGIMLDDVVAALMALGLMHLGLALVDWI from the coding sequence ATGACCGACCAGACCCCGACCCCGCTGACCGATTTCACCCGCCGCGCCGTGGCCGCCCGCGCCCTGATCCAGTCGCTGCTGACCGAATTGATCGGTCCGGTGGACCTCAAGTACGACTTTTTCCGTGAATGGAACGGCTGCTGGAAGGCGCGCGTGGACCTCACCGGGGCGGCGACCGGGCGCCTGGAGTTCACCTTCCTCACCACCCCGGGCGGAGGCCTGCTGGCCCTGCCGCGCCCCCTGCCGGAGCGCTGGCGCCTGATGACCGGGATCCCCGCCGACGACGGCACCCGCTGGACCCTGGACGCGGCGGGCCTGCTGGTGCCTTTTGCGCCGCCGGCCGGCGATGCCGACGGACGCGCGGCGCCGCCTGCAATCGGTTCTCTCGATCCGGCGCCGGGCGCGCCTCGAGCCACGATCACGCGGCGTGATCGAGCCATCCTGTTCCTCGCCCAAGGCTTCGGCACCGGGCGCCTGCCAAAGGCCCCAGGCACCTTCGGCACCCTGCCCGGGGTGCTGCTCTATCTGCTCCTGGCCGGTCTGCCGCTCGCGCCCTATCTGGCGGTCACCGCGGCGCTCCTGCTCATCGGCATACCGCTCTGCGGCCGGGCGGCGCGAAGCCTCGGGGAAAAGGACCCACCCTCGGTGGTGTGGGACGAGATCGTCGGCTATCTGATCACGATGATCGCGATAGCCCCGAGTTGGCCCGCGGTCGTGGCGGGGTTCGCCGCCTTCCGGCTCTTCGATATCTGGAAGCCCTGGCCGATCGGGTGGATCGACCGCCGGGTCGGCGGGGGGTTGGGCATCATGCTCGACGATGTCGTGGCCGCACTCATGGCGCTGGGCCTGATGCACCTGGGCCTGGCACTGGTGGACTGGATTTAG
- a CDS encoding efflux RND transporter periplasmic adaptor subunit has translation MRWLLIALTVSAFLAGCDKPAAKPQERPPAQVTVQTIVPRDIPVSFTYVGQTESTHQVQIRARVDGFLEQRVYTEGSLVKAGDVMFRQDPKPFQASLDAAKGALGEQQARLQVANDNLARVKPLTALKALSQKDLDDATGSQQSAAAAVYAAKANVQQAQLNLGYTTITAPVTGLSSYAQVQDGAYVSGANSLLTYVAQIDSLWVNFSVSENDMLKFRTQKDAGILSVPDQKDFVVQVILSDGSVFPHEGRITFTNADYNVKTGTFLLRATVPNPDYTLRPGQFVQVRLSGAVRRNAILIPQEAVLQGAKGHFVMLVGKDDTVAPRPVEVGPWQGNDWFITGGLAAGDVVVTDGVSRLAPGARVKIVATAPAAAAPARTDTKPAAPRPPPGVLHGPTAPAQSTAPADDAKK, from the coding sequence ATGCGTTGGTTGTTGATCGCCCTGACGGTGTCTGCCTTCCTGGCGGGCTGCGACAAGCCCGCGGCCAAGCCCCAGGAGCGCCCGCCGGCGCAGGTGACGGTCCAGACCATAGTCCCGCGCGATATCCCGGTCAGCTTTACGTACGTGGGTCAGACGGAGAGTACCCACCAGGTACAGATCCGCGCGCGGGTCGACGGCTTCCTGGAGCAGCGGGTCTACACCGAGGGCAGCCTGGTCAAGGCCGGGGACGTGATGTTCAGGCAGGACCCCAAGCCCTTCCAGGCCTCGCTCGACGCGGCCAAGGGCGCGCTGGGCGAGCAGCAGGCGCGGCTTCAGGTCGCCAATGACAATCTCGCGCGGGTCAAGCCGCTGACCGCGCTCAAGGCCCTGAGTCAGAAGGACCTTGACGACGCGACCGGCTCGCAGCAGTCGGCCGCGGCGGCAGTCTACGCGGCCAAGGCCAACGTGCAGCAGGCCCAACTCAACCTGGGCTATACCACCATCACCGCCCCGGTGACGGGGCTCTCGAGCTATGCCCAGGTCCAGGACGGGGCCTATGTCTCCGGGGCCAACAGCCTGCTGACCTATGTCGCCCAGATCGACAGCCTGTGGGTCAACTTCAGCGTGTCCGAGAACGACATGCTCAAGTTCCGTACCCAGAAGGACGCGGGCATCCTGAGCGTTCCCGACCAGAAGGACTTCGTGGTGCAGGTCATCCTGTCGGACGGTTCCGTCTTCCCGCACGAGGGCCGTATCACCTTTACCAATGCCGATTACAACGTCAAGACCGGGACCTTCCTGCTGCGCGCCACCGTGCCCAATCCCGATTACACCCTGCGCCCGGGGCAGTTCGTTCAGGTGCGGCTCTCCGGAGCCGTGCGCCGCAACGCCATCCTGATCCCTCAGGAGGCCGTGCTGCAGGGTGCCAAGGGGCACTTCGTGATGCTGGTCGGCAAGGACGATACCGTCGCGCCCCGCCCGGTGGAGGTCGGACCCTGGCAGGGCAATGACTGGTTCATTACCGGCGGACTCGCCGCCGGCGATGTGGTGGTGACCGACGGGGTGTCACGCCTCGCCCCCGGGGCCCGGGTCAAGATCGTCGCGACCGCGCCGGCCGCCGCCGCGCCGGCGCGGACCGACACCAAGCCCGCCGCCCCGCGCCCGCCCCCGGGTGTGCTCCATGGACCAACCGCGCCGGCCCAGAGCACGGCCCCGGCCGACGACGCCAAGAAGTAG
- a CDS encoding efflux RND transporter permease subunit, which translates to MFSHFFIDRPIFAAVIALIISIAGLVAMVQLPIAQYPQVTPIQIQVSATYPGANGTLVAQNVGAPIEEQVNGANNMIYMSSASSSTGNYTLTVYFTIDTNPELAQVDVQNRVSQAMAQLPQSVQAQGVDVQQKTSTFLMVLAFFSPDGRLDNDYISNYTNTQILSNINRIDGANQAAIFGVPEYAMRIWLKPDRMAQLGVTATQLANVVKQQNQQFAVGRIGDTPTPYPVPMTFPVTTGIITEPDQFDNMIVRAENKDAALVRVKDLGYAQLGAQSYTLQTEYQGRPATLIAVYQQPGANSIAVSKEVRANLAELAKGFPSGLDYAVALDTTAFVQASIDEVVKTFFEAVVLVVLVVFIFLHSLRLTIIPTLAVPVSILGALIGMLLLGFSINMLTLFGMILAIGLVVDDAIVVVENTERNMEQYGLTPNAAAKKAMDEVSGPVIAVVLVLNAVFVPVAFLGGITGALYQQFAVTIAISVVFSGFIALTLSPALAAILIQARKGEKKGFFAWFDTGFERITNGYVQGVKTVLGAWFPGFLVLGLVIAGCVWLFKVLPTAFVPQEDQGYIFVPYFLPDSASLSRTNAVGSQAATIMRANPAVANVTQVDGYSLIDSQMKTNFGLLFVSLKDYAERTSPALSANAVIADGMRQFQSIQGGLVVPINPPAIPGLGITAGFQMWIEQKGAGTFGQLYDLVNQIIEKAKTRPELAGVSTTVRANGQQLLADVDREKAEILGVPIQEVYNTLQIMFGSLYVSQFPKDSRLFQVILQAEPSYRMTPEDIGNFYVKNNDDKMIPLSALVSTRYVVGPDMVTRFNNYPAIAINGAPAPGVSSGTALAAIQEVAEGLLPQGYGFEWAGEAREEVSSGSTSTIAFSFGLIFVFLILAAQYESWSLPISVMMAIPFAVLGALIAIALRGIDNDIYFQIGLLTLVGLAAKNAILIVEFAVELHRKEGMSLFDAAAEAARLRLRPIIMTSFAFVLGTLPLAIATGASANSRHSIGTGVIGGTLVATLVAIFFIPMFYWLVGTFSKRFFGSARSDLSASVETKPAGADGPGATGGGAAVATRVERKDV; encoded by the coding sequence ATGTTCTCCCACTTCTTCATCGACCGGCCCATCTTCGCCGCCGTCATCGCCCTGATCATCTCCATCGCCGGCCTGGTGGCGATGGTGCAGTTGCCCATCGCCCAGTACCCGCAGGTGACCCCGATCCAGATCCAGGTCTCCGCCACCTACCCGGGGGCCAACGGCACCCTGGTGGCCCAGAACGTCGGCGCCCCGATCGAGGAGCAGGTGAACGGTGCCAATAACATGATCTACATGTCGTCGGCCAGTTCGTCGACCGGCAACTATACGCTGACGGTCTATTTCACCATCGATACCAACCCCGAACTGGCTCAGGTGGACGTGCAGAACCGGGTGAGTCAGGCGATGGCCCAATTGCCGCAGTCGGTGCAGGCGCAGGGCGTGGACGTACAGCAGAAGACCAGCACCTTTCTGATGGTACTGGCCTTCTTCTCACCCGATGGCCGGCTCGACAACGACTATATCTCAAACTATACCAATACCCAGATTCTGAGCAACATCAACCGCATCGACGGCGCCAACCAGGCGGCCATCTTCGGCGTCCCCGAGTATGCGATGCGTATCTGGCTCAAGCCCGATCGCATGGCCCAGCTCGGGGTGACCGCCACCCAGCTCGCGAACGTGGTCAAGCAGCAGAATCAGCAATTCGCGGTCGGGCGCATCGGCGATACGCCCACTCCCTATCCGGTACCCATGACCTTCCCGGTCACCACCGGTATCATCACCGAACCCGACCAGTTCGACAACATGATTGTGCGCGCCGAGAACAAGGACGCGGCCCTGGTGCGGGTCAAGGACCTGGGCTATGCGCAACTGGGCGCCCAGAGCTACACCCTCCAGACCGAATACCAGGGCCGGCCGGCGACCCTGATCGCCGTCTATCAGCAGCCCGGGGCCAACTCCATTGCGGTCTCCAAGGAAGTGCGCGCCAACCTGGCGGAGCTGGCGAAGGGCTTTCCCAGCGGGCTCGACTATGCCGTGGCGCTGGATACCACCGCCTTCGTGCAGGCGTCCATCGACGAGGTGGTCAAGACCTTCTTCGAGGCCGTGGTGCTGGTGGTGCTGGTGGTCTTCATCTTCCTGCACAGCCTGCGCCTGACCATCATCCCGACGCTGGCGGTGCCGGTGTCGATCCTGGGCGCCCTGATCGGGATGCTGCTCCTGGGCTTCTCCATCAACATGCTGACCCTGTTCGGCATGATCCTCGCCATCGGGCTGGTGGTGGATGACGCCATCGTGGTGGTGGAGAATACCGAGCGCAATATGGAGCAATACGGGCTGACCCCCAACGCGGCCGCGAAGAAGGCCATGGACGAGGTCAGCGGACCCGTGATCGCGGTGGTACTGGTGTTGAACGCGGTCTTCGTCCCGGTCGCCTTCCTGGGCGGCATCACCGGCGCCCTGTACCAACAGTTCGCCGTGACGATCGCCATCTCGGTGGTGTTCTCCGGGTTCATCGCGCTTACTCTGTCCCCGGCCCTGGCGGCCATCCTCATCCAGGCCAGGAAGGGCGAGAAGAAGGGCTTCTTCGCGTGGTTCGATACGGGCTTCGAGCGGATCACCAACGGCTATGTGCAGGGGGTCAAGACGGTCCTGGGGGCCTGGTTCCCGGGCTTCCTCGTCCTTGGTCTGGTGATCGCCGGCTGCGTGTGGCTGTTCAAGGTCCTGCCGACGGCCTTCGTGCCCCAGGAGGACCAGGGCTATATCTTCGTGCCCTATTTCCTGCCGGACTCCGCCAGTCTGTCGCGCACCAACGCGGTCGGCAGCCAGGCCGCAACCATCATGCGCGCCAACCCGGCGGTGGCCAATGTCACCCAGGTCGACGGCTACAGCCTCATCGACTCGCAGATGAAGACCAACTTCGGCCTGCTGTTCGTAAGCCTGAAGGACTATGCGGAGCGCACCTCACCGGCCCTGTCCGCGAACGCGGTCATCGCCGACGGCATGCGCCAGTTCCAGAGCATTCAGGGCGGCCTGGTGGTACCCATCAACCCGCCGGCCATCCCGGGACTGGGCATCACCGCCGGGTTCCAGATGTGGATCGAGCAGAAGGGCGCCGGGACCTTTGGACAACTCTACGACCTGGTCAATCAGATCATCGAAAAGGCCAAGACCCGACCTGAACTCGCCGGGGTCTCCACCACCGTGCGCGCCAATGGTCAGCAATTGCTCGCCGATGTGGATCGGGAAAAGGCGGAGATCCTGGGGGTGCCGATCCAGGAGGTCTACAACACCCTGCAGATCATGTTCGGGTCACTGTATGTGAGTCAGTTTCCCAAGGACTCACGGCTCTTCCAGGTGATCCTGCAGGCGGAGCCGAGCTATCGCATGACCCCGGAAGATATCGGTAATTTCTATGTCAAGAACAACGATGACAAGATGATCCCGCTGTCGGCCCTGGTCAGCACCCGCTATGTGGTGGGGCCAGATATGGTGACCCGCTTCAACAACTACCCGGCCATCGCCATCAATGGCGCCCCGGCCCCCGGGGTGAGTTCCGGCACCGCCCTGGCGGCGATCCAGGAGGTGGCGGAAGGACTGCTGCCCCAGGGCTATGGCTTCGAGTGGGCCGGCGAGGCACGCGAGGAGGTCAGCTCCGGGTCCACCTCGACCATTGCCTTCAGTTTCGGCCTGATCTTCGTGTTCCTGATCCTCGCCGCCCAATACGAGAGTTGGTCCCTGCCGATCAGCGTCATGATGGCGATCCCCTTTGCGGTCCTGGGCGCGCTGATCGCCATTGCGCTGCGCGGTATCGACAACGACATCTATTTCCAGATCGGCCTGCTGACGCTGGTCGGGCTGGCGGCCAAAAACGCCATCCTGATCGTCGAATTCGCCGTGGAACTGCACCGCAAGGAAGGGATGTCGCTGTTCGACGCCGCGGCGGAGGCGGCGCGGCTGCGGCTGCGGCCGATCATCATGACGTCCTTTGCCTTCGTCCTGGGGACCCTGCCGCTCGCCATCGCCACCGGGGCCTCGGCCAACAGCCGTCACTCCATCGGCACCGGCGTCATCGGCGGTACGCTCGTCGCCACCCTGGTCGCCATCTTCTTCATCCCGATGTTTTATTGGCTGGTGGGGACCTTCAGCAAACGGTTCTTCGGCAGCGCCAGGAGCGATCTCTCGGCGTCTGTGGAGACCAAGCCTGCGGGGGCGGATGGCCCGGGGGCGACCGGCGGCGGCGCGGCAGTCGCGACTCGGGTGGAGCGCAAGGATGTCTGA
- a CDS encoding efflux transporter outer membrane subunit: MTLAVLLAGCMVGPDYVRPKVDTPAQYRFQFREVQETANTRWWRGFNDPVLDDLISQALAHNWNVKIAAANVEAAAGVLSQARAPLFPQLTYNGVGERARVSEDTATTIPGTFANPADNFQVLAGASWEIDLWGRIRRQTEAARANLLATEEARRGVILSLVGTVASGYLQLRGLDSQLALSKQTQAAYGESLRLFEAQFKYGQVSEMTVAQAKSQYETASAQIPLLERKIAQTENGIGVLLGRNPGPIPRGLPVETLVAPAVPAGVPSDLLARRPDILEAEQQLIAANARIGAARALYFPTISLTGALGTNSAQLANLFSGPANTWSFAGTLAGPIFTAGAVSGQVAQAVALQQAALNNYQRVIVGAFADVSNALVGREKLTAEVTTQQRLVQALSDYARLARLQFTGGYVPYSTVLQADQELFPAELNLAATRAASLIALVSIYQAMGGGWVDEAAREAPAPVRGKGPFAPAIPRAPGVVAPPAGAGSGVAGAAQ; this comes from the coding sequence ATGACGCTGGCGGTTCTGCTCGCCGGCTGCATGGTCGGCCCCGATTATGTCCGGCCCAAGGTCGATACCCCGGCGCAGTACCGCTTCCAGTTCCGCGAGGTGCAGGAGACCGCCAACACCCGTTGGTGGCGGGGCTTCAACGACCCGGTCCTGGACGACCTGATCAGTCAGGCCCTGGCCCATAATTGGAACGTCAAGATCGCCGCGGCCAACGTGGAGGCCGCCGCCGGGGTCCTGAGCCAGGCCCGCGCACCGCTCTTTCCGCAACTGACCTACAACGGCGTGGGCGAGCGTGCGCGCGTCTCCGAGGACACCGCCACCACCATCCCGGGCACCTTCGCGAACCCGGCGGACAACTTCCAGGTCCTCGCCGGGGCCTCTTGGGAGATCGACCTGTGGGGCCGCATCCGCCGTCAGACCGAGGCGGCGCGGGCCAACCTGCTCGCCACCGAGGAGGCCAGACGCGGTGTCATCCTGTCACTGGTGGGGACGGTGGCGAGCGGCTACCTCCAGTTGCGCGGGCTCGACTCCCAACTCGCCTTGTCGAAGCAGACCCAGGCTGCCTATGGCGAATCCCTGCGCCTGTTCGAGGCCCAGTTCAAATACGGACAGGTCTCGGAGATGACGGTCGCCCAGGCCAAGTCGCAGTACGAGACCGCCAGCGCCCAGATCCCGCTCCTGGAACGCAAGATCGCCCAGACCGAGAATGGCATCGGCGTGCTCCTGGGACGCAACCCCGGGCCTATCCCGCGCGGCCTGCCCGTCGAGACCCTGGTGGCGCCGGCCGTCCCGGCCGGGGTCCCGTCGGACCTGCTGGCCCGCCGACCGGACATTCTGGAGGCGGAGCAGCAATTGATCGCCGCCAATGCCCGGATCGGCGCGGCCCGGGCACTGTACTTCCCGACCATCTCCCTGACCGGCGCCCTGGGCACCAACAGCGCCCAACTCGCCAACCTCTTCAGCGGACCGGCCAATACCTGGAGCTTTGCCGGGACCCTGGCCGGACCCATCTTCACCGCCGGGGCGGTCAGCGGTCAGGTCGCCCAGGCCGTGGCGCTCCAGCAAGCGGCCCTGAACAACTACCAGCGGGTCATCGTGGGCGCCTTCGCCGACGTCTCCAACGCACTCGTCGGCCGGGAGAAGCTGACCGCCGAGGTGACGACCCAGCAGCGGCTGGTCCAGGCCTTGAGCGACTATGCGCGCCTGGCCAGGCTCCAGTTCACCGGCGGCTATGTCCCCTACTCGACGGTGCTCCAGGCCGATCAGGAACTCTTTCCCGCCGAACTGAACCTGGCGGCCACCCGCGCCGCCAGCCTGATCGCGCTGGTCAGCATCTATCAGGCCATGGGCGGCGGCTGGGTCGACGAGGCCGCCCGCGAGGCCCCGGCACCGGTGCGCGGCAAGGGGCCCTTCGCCCCGGCCATCCCCAGGGCGCCGGGGGTGGTGGCGCCACCGGCGGGAGCGGGGTCGGGTGTTGCTGGTGCGGCGCAATAG